The following coding sequences are from one Triticum dicoccoides isolate Atlit2015 ecotype Zavitan chromosome 4A, WEW_v2.0, whole genome shotgun sequence window:
- the LOC119289879 gene encoding 4,5-DOPA dioxygenase extradiol-like: MFSAPSLSLASLAPLAPCLRRWPPSPHSPPANPATKPAICIDEAIPAHGFFKSWLPAAVAGTHAPRAVLVVSSHWEKDTPAVNVVRGTNDIIHDLQGLPDEMYKLTYHAPGTPGLARRTKELLEGAGFGQVREEHGRGLDHGTWLPLMLMYPGADVPACQLSLQTGRDGAYHYDLGAALAPLRDEGVLILGSAPPHPHTTSGSWGLSANAAPTPRRPRRRRPAAPYSLLALHEQ, translated from the exons ATGTTTAGCGCTCCCTCTCTTAGCCTAGCTAGCCTAGCTCCGCTCGCTCCCTGCCTGCGCCGGTGGCCACCCAGCCCGCACTCGCCGCCGGCCAATCCGGCCACAAAGCCGGCGATCTGCATCGACGAGGCGATCCCTGCGCACGGCTTCttcaagtcgtggctgccagcagcggTGGCGGGGACGCATGCGCCGCGCGCCGTCCTGGTGGTGTCCTCTCACTGGGAGAAGGATACTCCGGCTGTCAACGTCGTCCGCGGCACCAACGACATCATCCATGACCTGCAGGGCCTCCCCGACGAGATGTACAAG CTGACGTACCATGCGCCGGGCACGCCAGGCCTGGCCAGGAGGACCAAGGAGCTCCTGGAGGGCGCCGGGTTCGGGCAGGTGAGGGAGGAGCACGGCCGCGGGCTCGACCACGGCACATGGTTGCCGCTGATGCTCATGTACCCGGGGGCCGACGTCCCGGCGTGCCAACTCTCCCTGCAGACCGGCCGCGACGGCGCCTACCACTATGACCTCGGCGCGGCGCTGGCGCCTCTCAGGGACGAGGGCGTCCTCATCCTCGGCTCCGCACCACCACATCCACACACAACCTCAGGGAGCTGGGGCCTCTCGGCCAATGCGGCCCCAACGCCTCGAcgccctcgtcgccgtcgccccgccgcgCCCTACTCCCTCCTCGCCCTCCACGAGCAATGA